A stretch of DNA from Armatimonadota bacterium:
TATACAGGCGATCATCGCACACGAACTCGGACACGCGCTCGGCATAGGCGGCCACAGCATGAATCCGGACGACCTCATGTACCTGACGCACACGTTCGGTTCGCCCAACTCTGTGGGCCTGCGCGACATGAACACCCTCAAGACCGCGTACTCGAGCTACTTCGGCCGCGCCCTGGTTGGTCAGGAAGTCGTTGGTTCGCCGGGGCCGCTCGCGCACGGCGTGATAGAGTAGACCTCCGCCCGCTTCGGGCAGGAGCAACTGAGGTGGTCGGTGAGATACGGGTGCATACTCCTGGCGGCGCTGCTGCTGGTTTCTTGCGCTGCGTCGGCCGAGAAGCCGGCGTACTTCGAGGTCACGTTCCTCAGCACCAACGATCTGCATGCCCACGATGTGCCCTTCACGTTTCCCGGAGACGCTTCCAGGAACGCTGCGCCGATCCGCGACGCGGGAGGGATGGCCCGAATCGCCGGCGTGGTCAAGCGCACCCGGGCCGACATGAAGACACCCGTCGTACTCGTTGACTCCGGTGATACGGCCCACGGCCACACAGCGCTTCCGAAGGCGTTCCGCGGTGAGTCAACCGTGGCCGCGATGAACGCGATGTGCTATACCGTCATGGTGCCGGGCAACCATGAGTTCGAGTGGCACTCCCCCGACACGGTGCGCAACTACAGCCGGTCGCGTTTTCCCTGGATCGCCGCCAACCTGGTAGACGTCGAGACCGGGGAGACGTGGCTTCCTCCATACATCATCAGGGAGATTGGCGGTGTGCGTGTGGCGTTCCTCGGACTGACGAACGACATCATACGCACCGACAAACGCTACGTGGCCGCGAGCGAGCTTGGACTGACGATCATCAACGCGACGGAGACTGCCGCAAGGCTGATACCCGAACTGAGGCGTCAGGCCGATATAGTGGTGGTGTTGAGCCACCTCGGTGTGAACGAGGACGCGAAGTTGGCTGGAGAAGTTCCGGGGATAGATGCGATCTTCGGCGGGCACACGCACACGAAGCTGTCTGTTCCGCGAATGGTGACCGTCGGTGAACGAACGGCCTTCTCGCTCGGT
This window harbors:
- a CDS encoding bifunctional metallophosphatase/5'-nucleotidase — encoded protein: MRYGCILLAALLLVSCAASAEKPAYFEVTFLSTNDLHAHDVPFTFPGDASRNAAPIRDAGGMARIAGVVKRTRADMKTPVVLVDSGDTAHGHTALPKAFRGESTVAAMNAMCYTVMVPGNHEFEWHSPDTVRNYSRSRFPWIAANLVDVETGETWLPPYIIREIGGVRVAFLGLTNDIIRTDKRYVAASELGLTIINATETAARLIPELRRQADIVVVLSHLGVNEDAKLAGEVPGIDAIFGGHTHTKLSVPRMVTVGERTAFSLGAVPVVQAGLHGLHVGRTRLIFRRSSHDGRYTLMSCRGDLVTIDASTKSDPEVAGIIADFEARIPSASP